In Pseudobythopirellula maris, the genomic stretch GCGCGAGCCGATCGACAAGCTGATGAAGAGCGACGGCGCCGAGCTCAAGGAACTCGACGGCGTGCCGTACTGGGAGGTGGCCCCCGACGAAGAGGTGAGCGACGCCCCGCTGGTCGACAGCGGCCTGCTGGTGCTCGAGGCCCCGACCAAGAAGCCCGCCGCCGCCGCGAGCCGTTCGACCGTGTGCGTCCACAACGACGCCCTGATCGTGGCCTCCGACGCGGCGCTGCTGCGTGTCGCCCTCCAGGGGGTCGAGGAGCGTGAGTCGCTCGCCTGGTGCCCCGATCTGAAGGCGGCGTTCGCCGAGCTCGACAAGCTGGCGCCCAATTCGCGGTCGTCGGTCAACTTCACGCGGCTCGACGAGAAGTTCCGCCCCGGATACGAGCTGATCCGTCAGAACCGCATGCCGGAGTCGAAGACCTTCGTCGGCAGGTTCCTCAACCGTCTGCTGACCACCGAGGAAGAGGAGGAGACCGGCGCGATCCGCCCCCAACGTGTGGACGGCTCCTCGCTCCCCTCGTTCGAGATGGCCCGCCGCTACTTCGGCCCCGCCGCGCAGGCGGTCCGCAGCGATAACGACGGCTGGACGGTGACGGGCGTGGTGCTGAGCAAGGCGGCCGAATAGCGGGCGGTCCAAGGCAAGATCGGCGGCGGCGGGGCGAATCACTTGTGGTTCCAACCCCAAGCCCTACGAATGCCCCACAGCTCAATCGATCGCCTCCACACCTTCGGCCCCCCCGCTCGGGCGATAGGCACATGCTTGGCTGTCACCTGGCTCCGCTGGCCGGAGGGCGGCTGGTCGGCGGAGAACTTCTCCGCACACATCCCGCTGATCACGTTGGCGTTGCAGGGCCTGCTGTGCGTGGCGGTGCTGGGCGGCGGCGTCGACCTGACCGGCCAGTGTGGGTTCGCCAGCGCGGCCCACGCGGACGCCCAGCACGAATTCGCCAGCTGGTGCGGCTGGCGCCTGCTCGACCTGAGCCTGCTCGGCGCGCTGCTGCTGGCCTTCGGCGGGATGGAATGGATGCAGCAATACTGTGACATCGAGTGGCACGACTGCCTGATGGGAAACCGCTGGCGGATCTTCTGAAGAGAGGCGCCCCAACGCTCAAGGCGCCGTGACCTTCGCCCAGTACGGGTGCTTGCGGTCGGCGCGGGTGCGGGCGTCTTCCAAGAGCACGCCGAGTTCGGGCTCGACGAAGTCGCCTCGGCCGGTCACCCGGCGGCCGTTGAGCTCGATCTCCAGCGGCTCGTCGAACGACACCAAATCGGGCGAGAGCCACACGGTCACCCGTTCGGTGCGGGCGAACACGCCGAGCTTGTTGCCAGCGTACTTGCGGCCGCGGATCGGCACGGCGCGCACGCCGCGCTGCGGCGGCCAGGCGGCGGGGGCGACCATCGCCTTCTCGGGCAGCCCCTCGGCCTCGACCCACCAGAAATAATTGTCCCACGGGCGGAGCGAGAAGCACTCGAACTCCTCGGGCGCCGCGCCGCGGCGACGGCGGCCCATCCAATCGAACAGCCGCTGGATCTCGTCGCTGAACGCCTCGTGGCCGCGGCCCAAGTACTCGACCAAAGTCGCGTCGAATCGGGGACGCAGGTAGCGGTCGAACTCACGGGCGCTCGCGGCCACCTTGCCGCCGTCCAGCTCGCCCTCGACAAAGTACCACGGCGTGAACTCGGCGTTCTTCCAGTACCAGCCGACGTAGCGATCGGCGCGGGCCAAGAGCGGGATCACGCCGGCCCAGTGCTCGGGGTGCGCCAGGCCGATGTCCCAGGCGGCGTCGCCGCCGATGTCGTGGCCCGACAGGTAGACCCGGTCCGAGTCGATCGCGAACCGCCGCCGCGCGTCGCGCAGCGCGGCGAGCACCGTGAGGTGCTCCGCCGAGGTGAACCCGTAGCGTGACTGCTGCGGCCCGAGCCAGTCGACGGCTACCACGATGTAGCCGTGTCGCATCGATTGCCCGCTGCGGCCCAAAGCGCCGCCGTCGGCCGCTCGGCCTTCGGCCGGGGCGCCCGCCCAATAGTCGAGCTGCGTCTCGGGGCGGTAGCCGGCGCCTCCCAGGGTGATGATCGCCGGGTAGCTGCGCAGCGGGTCGTACTCCGGCGGCAGCTGCACGAGGTAGCGCAGGTGGCCGTCGCCCAGCGGACGGACGATCTCGTAGAAACCGGGGCCACGCTCGGTGATGTCGGCGACGCCCGCTCCGGCGCCCTGTTGGGCCCCCTGGTCTTTCGCCGAAGGGTCATCCTCCGAAGGGCCTGCTTCCAGGATGTCGAGCGGCGGCTTCATCAGCCGCAGCAGTTCGGCGACGCGCTCGACCGTGGCCCCCTCGGCGTCACGCAGATCGACCAGCAGCCGCTCGCGTTCGCCGGCGTCGCCGCATTGCAGGTACTCAAGGATCAGTCCGCGCACGCGCACCAGCGAGAGCGCCACCTGCAGGTTGTCGACCGCCTGGTTCGTGCCGAGCAGCCAGCCGGAGATCGCCAGCGACGCGAGCTGCTCGTCCGAGAGCGAGCCGCTCCCCTTGGAGAGTTCGGCGAACGCCGTCAGGCGGCCGAGCGTCACGTCGCTCAGCTCGGCGTTGATCTCGGCGAGGATCTCGCCGGCCACAGCCCTGGCCCGCGGCTCGCTGAGCCCCTCGACGATCCGGCTGAGCCGGCCGAGGATCTCGCGACGCTTGGCGTCGTCGTTGTCGTAGGCGTCGAGCATCTCGCGGACCTGACGGAGCGTGGCGCCCGCCACGCCGTCTGGCGGGAAGCTGGCGAGCAGCCGCCGCACCAGCCGGTGCTGGCCCGCCTCGCGGCGTAGCTCCAACTCGGCGATCAGCCGCCGGGCGGCGAGCTGCCGCAGCTGGCGTAGGTCGTCTTCGAAGCCCTCGGCCTCGGGGAAGTCGCGGCGGATCGCCTCGAGTTCCTGCTGGGCGTCGTGGTAACGTTCGCCCTGTAGATAGAGCCGCACCGCTTGCAGCCGGGAGTCGAGGTCGTCCTGAGGCAGGGCGCGGCGGAGGATGCGGTCGAGCGTGTCGCGGGGGATGCTGCTCGTGGCCAGACGCATGTCCCAGACGTAGCTGCGCGGCTCGGCCGAGAGGCCCTCCACACGCGTGTAAATCGGCGTGATCTCGGTAACGCCTTGGATCACAGCCAGCGAACCGCCGGCGGCTCGCATCTCGTAAATCCGCCTGCCGAACTCGTCGAACGGCGTGAGCCGCACGAGTTGGCCGACCGAGCCGATCGCCGATCCGCGGTCGGCCTCGTTCTGCCACAGGCGGATTTTGACCTGGCGTTCGTCTTCGCCGTCGAGGATGTCGCGCACGGCGGTCTTGTGCAGGAAGGTGCGCCGCAGCCCGTCGTCGACGATCAGCGTCGAAGTGACCGGCACGGCGCCGGCGCCGGGGCTCGGGTCGAATGGGTCGTCGGCCACGCCGGTCGTGTGGCCGACCTCGCCCGAGATCGTGCGGCCGTCTTTGAGCTGCAGCGTGGCCCCTTGCGCAGCGGCGACCACGAGGAGGGCGAACAGCGATGTGAGGATCGGGCGTGGCAAGGCGTGAATTTTTCCGAGGCTTGTTCCGGCCCATGGCCGGATTGTGAGCTAGGGTTGAGGTTGGAGTGACGGCGCGGCCGCAGCGGGCCGCGGCGAATCGCTCCTCCCTATTCTTAGTCGCGACGCCGGGGGGTCAAACGCCCGGCGCTCGGACCGAGTCGCCCGGGCCCCGGTCGCGACGGCTGGCCCGTTTGTTCCGATCGCAGCGGCCCAGCCGACACTCTTACCACTCCCACCGCCATGACCGCCGCCGCAACGAGTCAAGCTCACAAGGCGTCGCCCTCGGGAGGGTCGGTCCCTTTCGCCGTGGCTTTCGCTTCGCTCGTGGCCTGCATGGTGGCGGGCCTGCTGCTGGCGGGCGCCTTGGTGCGGTGGAACGCCTCTTGGTCACCGCTGGCGAACTCGCCGCTGGTCGACTCGGCGGTGCTGGCGGGCCTCGGCCTCGGCGCGGCTTGGCTCGCGTTTGCATTGGTGCGGCGGTCGCGGCGGGCGCTAGCCGTATTCCGCAAGGTCGGGCTGGCGGCCGGGCTGCTGAACCTGCCGCTGCTGCCGTTGGCCCTGGCGGGCTGCTTCGACGGCGTCGCCTCGTATTGGGGCATGGGCGTGGTGCTCACGATCGCCGGGGCGATGTCGGCCACGCCGCTCGCCGTGTGGCTGCTGCTACGCGGCGACCGCGTCGGAGCGTGGTTCGACGCCCGCTGAGCGGCGTTGCGCGTTTTCAGCAAGAAGACACAAAACAGCCCCGACTAAGCTCGGTCGGGGGCCGCCCCACGCCACGCCCTCCGATCCGCCTGTGGCGGATGGGTCGTCGGCTAAAGGCCCCTTGAGCACGCCCCCCTCGTGCTTCTGGCCACGCGCCGCCAGAATGGCGGGCGATGAAAGACTTCACCCGCGAGAGCTTGATCCACGACCCGGTCCACGGGTACATCCCCTTCGTCTCGATCGTGCCCGAGGGCGAGACGAGCGAACGCCGCCTGCTGGATGATCCCTGGCTGCAACGCTTGCGGCAGATCCACCAGCTGCAAACCGCCTGGTGGGTCTACCCGTCTGCCGAGCACACGCGGTTCCAGCACGTGGTGGGCGCCATGCACATGGCGAGCCGCGCCGTGGCGACGCTCTACGAGTCGCTCGACGAGACATGTGGCGGCGAGCTGCCGTCTCAGGGCGCCGTCGAGTGCCTCGCCCGCATGGCGGCCCTGCTGCACGACGTGGGCCACGGCCCGTTCGGCCACTTCTTCGACGCCCACTTCCTCAAGCCGCACTACGGTCTGAACCACGAGGCGCTCGGCGCCCACATCATCGAGCACGAGCTGGGCGACCTGCTCCGCGGCGTGCGGCAATGCCCTGGCGGCCGGCTCGCCGAGGGCGAGTCGATCGACCCGGCCGACGTGGCGTTCCTGATCCAACGGCCCAAGCAGCACGACACGGGCGACCGCCCGCGATGGCTCGTTCTGCTCAGGAGTTTGTTCTGCGGCCTGTACACGGTCGACAACATGGACTTCGTGCTCCGCGACG encodes the following:
- a CDS encoding peptidase, producing the protein MPRPILTSLFALLVVAAAQGATLQLKDGRTISGEVGHTTGVADDPFDPSPGAGAVPVTSTLIVDDGLRRTFLHKTAVRDILDGEDERQVKIRLWQNEADRGSAIGSVGQLVRLTPFDEFGRRIYEMRAAGGSLAVIQGVTEITPIYTRVEGLSAEPRSYVWDMRLATSSIPRDTLDRILRRALPQDDLDSRLQAVRLYLQGERYHDAQQELEAIRRDFPEAEGFEDDLRQLRQLAARRLIAELELRREAGQHRLVRRLLASFPPDGVAGATLRQVREMLDAYDNDDAKRREILGRLSRIVEGLSEPRARAVAGEILAEINAELSDVTLGRLTAFAELSKGSGSLSDEQLASLAISGWLLGTNQAVDNLQVALSLVRVRGLILEYLQCGDAGERERLLVDLRDAEGATVERVAELLRLMKPPLDILEAGPSEDDPSAKDQGAQQGAGAGVADITERGPGFYEIVRPLGDGHLRYLVQLPPEYDPLRSYPAIITLGGAGYRPETQLDYWAGAPAEGRAADGGALGRSGQSMRHGYIVVAVDWLGPQQSRYGFTSAEHLTVLAALRDARRRFAIDSDRVYLSGHDIGGDAAWDIGLAHPEHWAGVIPLLARADRYVGWYWKNAEFTPWYFVEGELDGGKVAASAREFDRYLRPRFDATLVEYLGRGHEAFSDEIQRLFDWMGRRRRGAAPEEFECFSLRPWDNYFWWVEAEGLPEKAMVAPAAWPPQRGVRAVPIRGRKYAGNKLGVFARTERVTVWLSPDLVSFDEPLEIELNGRRVTGRGDFVEPELGVLLEDARTRADRKHPYWAKVTAP